A window from Chitinophagales bacterium encodes these proteins:
- a CDS encoding PKD domain-containing protein translates to MFEKTKLLLTILGVCLCFVGYTQPINPSNISNLQLWLKADSGIAASPVQTWSDVSGNGFAAVQPVSSKRPTQTAAVAVLNNHPVVTFSGTKFMRVLNLNQNSPLTIFALWNITASNTVPTLFDGVAASNRVILRQSAGTLTATAGQSLTYPKSATFNYIFNSIVYNGTNSELFENGNLKASGDLGTNTLVGFTIGANQDTSFTTYYLKGNVAEIIVYNKALSATERQQVEGYLRNKYAPPVALGPDTVISNSFCAYNLSAQQSWFTNYLWNTGATTPSIPITQTGTYSVTTTDLFGYQSSDTIVIGRPVFDSLSFVPPAKTICLGDSARLSVGLPQSGFAFNWSNGDSANVIFAKTQASYAVTITDAFNCSVASNTFALSVDSLSFTASLGNDTTLCAGNKIALQSGAKPNLNYLWNNGDTTATLTVVASGNYSLTATSPSGCMAKDTIAVAISGSAPIVDFSADSVCLGVATSFAAITTPATTDSVRWDFAGGGTSILSNPVYTFPTAGVANVQLTAYTNGCFSSITKSVVVYENPVAAILTQDTFCLGATATFQAANTIPSGQTTQTWWWNIGSIGTFNTQNVQTAFNTIGNFTVQYAVTTNLQCTDTFTQAVEVVLSGKPLAGAPSLITPVNFYNSTSGTITFSWNAVTNAKYYRLQVSSDSTFQSLVLDSAAAVNTLAAFLPNAATPYYWRVIAFNLCSDSAISAHRTFSSFAVGNISNLQLWLQADSGIAASPVQTWSDVSGNGFAAVQPVSSKRPTKTAAVAALNNHPVVTFSGTKFMRVLNLNQNSPLTIFALWNIAASNTVPTLFDGVAASNRVVLRQSAGSLSASAGQALAYPKSAPFNYIFNSIVYNGTNSELFENGNLKASGDLGTNAMGGLTIGANQDTSFTTYFLNGNVAEIIVYNKALSATERQQVEGYLRNKYAPPVALGPDTVISNSFCTYNLSAQQSWFTNYLWNTGATTPSIPITQTGTYSVTATDLFGYQSSDTIVIGRPVFDSLSFVPPAKTICLGDSARLSVGLPQSGFAFNWSNGDSANVIFAKTQASYAVTVTDAFNCSVASNTFALSVDSLSFTASLGNDTTLCAGNKIALQSGAKPNLNYLWNNGDTTTNIYVQNTGIYSLTVQSAAGCIFRDSITVTIRGAAPTANFGADSVCTGMFTTFTNNSIPVLPSTITAAFWDFGNGDTSTQLNPLYQYPLPGTYNVRLQVISSDTCSGDTTIAIKVFALPTASFGIDTVCVGSPVLFQDNSTVQNDQNIQGWDWNFGDATTSSFQNPIKTFNAVGDYTVSLKVTTDRLCEDSIAKVVTSIIPQPAPGAFQSFAPIDSASSASGNIWFRWNPAVNGAYYKIQIASTDNFSTLLFDSTTYQTNLLLSLPPNLGTYWWRVTAYNRCGDTVLCNTNVLFIASPNTVTGLQLWLQADSGIAASPVQTWSDVSGNGFAAVQPVSSKRPTKTAAVAALNNHPVVTFSGTKFMRVLNLNQNSPLTIFALWNIAASNTVPTLFDGVAASNRVVLRQSAGSLSASAGQALAYPKSAPFNYIFNSIVYNGTNSELFENGNLKASGDLGTNAMGGLTIGANQDTSFTTYFLNGNVAEIIVYNKALSATERQQVEGYLRNKYAPPVALGPDIKFEYGTCDTTLRIKQHFVNVLWSTGDSNVYSLKVRQSGKYWVRATDVFGFTSSDTVNVVVPYSGILPSKDTVVCAGNSVALQYNIIGTPYFYEWSTGDTGVNSITVNQSGSYFVKVSDTIGCALMSDTIHIIADSLEHFSLLNTDTLACTNTPLAPLSYLYPYQTYLWSNGSTSDTIMLAGAGTVYVTVTDVHGCTTNDSINIQVRGRAPVVDFSFNNRCFGDSTQFTDLSAATAPEQLVQWIWNMGENDTVYTQHPLKRFPLVGTFNVALTAITDSGCFARKVKPVTIGARPTPLITYNITCANASTLIADASTIPVGDTIKNWWWTLPDGSTAATKNFTHKFDSVGTYPVKLKVTSAKGCVDSTLAYIEVFPSINPSFVFDNQCVGKPTVFKDSTGSLSITKRIWKLTNTPGVITDSTLFTKTFFAPDSFDVILEVTNAIGCKDTARKTVIIYPAPVANFIDSSGCVGSTVTLQQSTVSADTVVKYEWKFGSATSKFMAPTFSLLDTGKIPVSLKVTTSKGCVDSVSKVFKTIALPKADFLFTPFFGEAPLAVSLHNQSLNATSYAWDFGNGESATDKDPSVTYLSNDTFNIRLTALNELGCADSVAKKIVVIPTNADIELLNVNIQKTPLSNGNFSSVVIARYANVGTQPIVSAQFLATLDKGTTILDDWSGYLFPGEILTHTFSSSFYVTKTSTTQYVCVDAINVNNGAEKNIANNRNCRSLDNQTVVTKLYPNPASGKIYLDIIMPDAADFAFEISNEMGQRVLADATFKAVRGYNKVDFDVRSLLPGVYFLKTTYRDNVTIQKFQVAK, encoded by the coding sequence ATGTTTGAAAAAACAAAACTACTGCTTACCATTTTGGGAGTGTGCTTATGCTTTGTTGGTTATACCCAACCTATTAACCCCTCCAATATTTCTAACCTACAATTATGGTTGAAAGCAGATTCGGGTATTGCGGCTTCGCCCGTGCAAACTTGGAGCGATGTTAGCGGCAATGGTTTTGCTGCCGTTCAACCCGTTTCTTCTAAACGTCCTACTCAAACTGCTGCCGTTGCGGTACTCAACAACCATCCTGTAGTAACCTTTAGCGGCACTAAGTTTATGCGCGTGCTTAATCTTAACCAAAATAGCCCGCTTACCATTTTTGCGCTTTGGAATATCACTGCCTCCAATACTGTTCCTACTTTATTTGATGGTGTTGCTGCTTCCAACAGAGTTATTCTTAGGCAATCTGCCGGAACGCTCACTGCTACTGCCGGACAATCGCTCACTTATCCTAAATCGGCCACGTTCAACTATATCTTTAACTCTATTGTTTACAACGGTACCAACTCCGAACTCTTTGAAAACGGTAACCTTAAAGCCTCCGGTGATTTGGGAACGAACACTTTGGTTGGTTTTACCATTGGTGCCAACCAAGATACTTCTTTTACAACCTACTATCTCAAAGGTAACGTGGCCGAAATTATTGTGTATAACAAAGCCCTCTCTGCTACCGAAAGGCAGCAAGTAGAAGGTTACCTCCGCAATAAATACGCTCCGCCTGTGGCGCTTGGGCCAGATACCGTTATCTCCAACTCCTTTTGTGCATACAACCTTTCTGCTCAACAAAGTTGGTTTACCAATTACCTTTGGAACACAGGAGCCACCACGCCTTCTATTCCAATTACACAAACAGGAACTTACTCCGTTACTACTACCGATTTATTTGGCTACCAAAGCTCCGATACCATCGTTATCGGAAGACCTGTTTTTGATTCCCTCTCTTTTGTGCCGCCCGCAAAAACTATTTGCTTGGGCGACTCTGCCAGATTGAGTGTTGGCCTCCCGCAAAGCGGCTTTGCTTTTAACTGGAGCAATGGCGATTCTGCCAATGTTATTTTCGCAAAAACGCAGGCTTCCTATGCCGTTACAATAACCGATGCTTTTAACTGCTCTGTTGCTTCCAATACCTTTGCTCTTTCTGTTGATAGCTTGTCTTTTACCGCTTCGCTTGGAAACGATACCACGCTCTGCGCAGGTAATAAAATTGCACTGCAATCCGGTGCTAAACCCAACCTCAACTATCTCTGGAATAATGGCGATACAACGGCAACGCTAACCGTTGTAGCCTCCGGTAACTATTCGCTTACAGCAACCAGCCCTTCCGGCTGTATGGCTAAAGACACTATTGCCGTAGCCATTTCGGGCAGCGCTCCAATAGTAGATTTTAGTGCCGATAGTGTTTGCTTAGGAGTAGCTACTTCCTTTGCGGCCATTACCACTCCGGCTACCACCGATAGTGTACGTTGGGATTTTGCAGGCGGAGGTACTTCTATACTTAGTAATCCCGTGTACACCTTTCCTACAGCGGGGGTTGCCAATGTTCAACTAACAGCTTACACCAATGGATGTTTTTCTTCTATTACAAAATCGGTAGTAGTGTATGAAAACCCTGTTGCTGCCATACTTACGCAAGATACCTTTTGCTTGGGTGCAACGGCAACATTCCAAGCGGCAAACACTATTCCTTCCGGACAAACCACTCAAACTTGGTGGTGGAATATTGGAAGTATTGGAACTTTCAATACACAAAACGTACAGACTGCTTTCAATACCATAGGCAATTTTACGGTGCAGTATGCCGTTACCACCAACTTGCAATGTACCGATACTTTTACCCAAGCAGTTGAGGTGGTACTATCGGGTAAGCCATTGGCGGGCGCACCTTCTTTGATAACTCCTGTAAACTTTTACAACTCCACTTCCGGCACCATAACTTTTTCTTGGAATGCGGTTACAAATGCAAAGTACTATCGCCTGCAAGTAAGCAGCGACAGTACTTTTCAATCGCTGGTACTCGATTCTGCCGCTGCTGTTAATACGCTTGCTGCATTTTTACCCAATGCCGCCACGCCTTATTACTGGCGAGTAATTGCCTTTAACCTTTGTAGCGATTCGGCTATTTCTGCGCATCGCACATTTTCTTCTTTTGCGGTTGGCAATATTTCTAACCTACAACTATGGTTGCAGGCAGATTCGGGTATTGCGGCTTCGCCCGTGCAAACTTGGAGCGATGTGAGCGGCAATGGTTTTGCTGCCGTTCAACCCGTTTCTTCTAAACGCCCCACTAAAACGGCTGCTGTTGCAGCACTCAACAACCATCCTGTGGTAACCTTTAGCGGCACTAAGTTTATGCGCGTGCTTAATCTTAACCAAAATAGCCCGCTTACCATTTTTGCGCTTTGGAATATCGCTGCCTCCAATACTGTTCCTACTTTATTTGATGGCGTTGCTGCTTCCAACAGAGTTGTCCTTAGGCAATCTGCAGGGTCTTTAAGTGCTTCTGCCGGACAAGCGCTCGCTTATCCTAAATCGGCTCCTTTCAACTATATCTTTAACTCTATTGTTTACAACGGTACCAACTCCGAACTCTTTGAAAACGGCAACCTTAAAGCCTCCGGTGATTTGGGAACAAATGCAATGGGCGGGCTTACCATTGGTGCCAACCAAGATACTTCTTTTACAACCTACTTCCTTAATGGCAACGTAGCCGAAATTATTGTGTATAACAAAGCCCTATCTGCTACCGAAAGGCAACAGGTAGAAGGTTACCTCCGCAATAAATACGCTCCGCCTGTGGCGCTTGGGCCAGATACCGTTATCTCCAACTCCTTTTGTACATACAACCTTTCTGCTCAACAAAGTTGGTTTACCAATTACCTTTGGAACACAGGGGCCACCACGCCTTCTATTCCAATTACACAAACAGGAACTTACTCCGTTACTGCTACCGATTTATTTGGTTACCAAAGCTCCGACACCATCGTTATCGGAAGACCTGTTTTTGATTCTCTCTCTTTTGTGCCTCCTGCAAAAACTATTTGCTTGGGCGATTCTGCCAGATTGAGTGTTGGCCTCCCGCAAAGCGGCTTTGCTTTTAACTGGAGCAATGGCGATTCTGCCAATGTTATTTTCGCAAAAACGCAGGCTTCCTATGCCGTTACAGTAACCGATGCTTTTAACTGCTCTGTTGCTTCCAATACCTTTGCTCTTTCTGTTGATAGCTTATCTTTTACCGCTTCGCTTGGAAACGATACCACGCTCTGTGCAGGTAATAAAATTGCACTGCAATCCGGTGCTAAACCTAACCTCAACTACCTCTGGAATAATGGCGATACAACCACCAATATTTATGTACAGAATACGGGTATTTATAGTTTAACTGTGCAAAGTGCTGCGGGCTGTATTTTCCGTGATAGTATAACCGTTACCATACGCGGAGCTGCACCTACTGCAAACTTTGGTGCCGATAGTGTTTGTACCGGAATGTTCACTACGTTTACAAATAACTCCATTCCGGTATTACCTTCTACCATTACAGCTGCATTTTGGGATTTTGGAAATGGAGATACTTCTACACAGCTCAACCCTTTGTACCAATATCCGCTACCCGGCACTTACAATGTGCGGTTACAAGTAATAAGCTCCGACACTTGTTCCGGAGATACCACCATTGCCATTAAAGTTTTTGCCTTACCAACTGCTTCTTTCGGAATAGATACCGTATGTGTTGGAAGCCCTGTTTTATTCCAAGACAACTCTACTGTGCAAAACGACCAAAACATACAGGGTTGGGATTGGAATTTTGGAGATGCTACTACTTCTTCTTTTCAAAACCCAATAAAAACATTTAATGCCGTAGGCGATTACACCGTTTCTTTAAAAGTAACTACCGATAGGTTATGTGAAGATAGTATAGCAAAAGTGGTTACTTCCATAATACCACAACCTGCTCCCGGAGCATTTCAATCTTTTGCTCCTATAGATAGTGCCTCTTCTGCTTCGGGCAATATTTGGTTTAGATGGAATCCGGCAGTTAATGGCGCTTACTATAAAATACAGATAGCTAGTACCGATAATTTTTCTACGCTGCTATTTGATTCTACTACATACCAAACCAACCTACTACTTTCTTTACCTCCCAATCTTGGTACATATTGGTGGCGAGTTACCGCCTACAACCGATGTGGAGACACTGTTTTGTGCAATACCAATGTGCTTTTTATTGCCTCACCCAACACAGTTACAGGCTTGCAACTATGGTTGCAGGCAGATTCGGGTATTGCGGCTTCGCCCGTGCAAACCTGGAGCGATGTGAGCGGCAATGGTTTTGCTGCCGTTCAACCCGTTTCTTCTAAACGCCCCACTAAAACTGCTGCTGTTGCAGCACTCAACAACCATCCTGTAGTAACCTTTAGCGGCACTAAGTTTATGCGCGTGCTTAATCTTAACCAAAATAGCCCGCTTACCATTTTTGCGCTTTGGAATATCGCTGCCTCCAATACTGTTCCTACTTTATTTGATGGCGTTGCTGCTTCCAACAGAGTTGTCCTTAGGCAATCTGCAGGGTCTTTAAGTGCTTCTGCCGGACAAGCGCTCGCTTATCCTAAATCGGCTCCTTTCAACTATATCTTTAACTCTATTGTTTACAACGGTACCAACTCCGAACTCTTTGAAAACGGCAACCTTAAAGCCTCCGGTGATTTGGGAACAAATGCAATGGGCGGGCTTACCATTGGTGCCAACCAAGATACTTCTTTTACAACCTACTTCCTTAATGGCAACGTAGCCGAAATTATTGTGTATAACAAAGCCCTCTCTGCTACCGAAAGGCAGCAAGTAGAAGGTTACCTCCGCAATAAATACGCTCCGCCTGTGGCGCTTGGGCCAGATATAAAATTTGAATACGGCACCTGCGATACTACCTTGCGTATTAAGCAGCATTTTGTAAATGTGCTTTGGAGTACAGGCGACTCAAATGTGTATTCATTAAAAGTGCGCCAATCAGGTAAATACTGGGTGCGCGCTACCGATGTGTTTGGCTTTACTTCTTCCGATACAGTAAATGTAGTGGTTCCTTATTCCGGCATTTTGCCTTCTAAAGATACGGTTGTGTGTGCCGGCAATTCGGTAGCGCTTCAATACAATATTATTGGTACTCCTTACTTTTACGAATGGTCTACCGGAGATACGGGTGTAAATAGTATTACCGTAAACCAATCCGGCAGTTACTTTGTAAAAGTGAGCGATACCATAGGCTGCGCTTTAATGAGCGATACTATACACATCATTGCAGACAGCTTAGAGCATTTCTCTCTATTAAATACTGATACGCTTGCTTGCACCAATACGCCATTAGCTCCACTTTCTTACTTATATCCTTACCAAACCTATTTGTGGAGCAACGGCAGCACCAGCGATACTATAATGCTTGCGGGTGCCGGCACAGTTTATGTTACTGTAACCGATGTGCATGGTTGCACCACCAACGATTCTATAAATATACAAGTAAGGGGTCGTGCTCCGGTGGTAGATTTTTCTTTCAACAACCGCTGTTTTGGCGACTCTACCCAATTTACCGACCTCTCTGCTGCCACCGCACCCGAGCAGTTGGTACAATGGATTTGGAACATGGGCGAAAACGATACGGTTTATACCCAACATCCTTTAAAACGTTTCCCATTGGTTGGAACTTTTAATGTTGCGCTCACTGCCATTACAGACTCCGGTTGCTTTGCCAGAAAAGTAAAACCTGTAACCATTGGCGCCCGCCCCACTCCGCTTATTACTTACAACATTACATGCGCCAATGCCTCTACACTTATTGCCGATGCCAGCACCATTCCTGTTGGCGACACCATAAAAAACTGGTGGTGGACTTTGCCGGACGGCTCTACTGCTGCTACCAAAAACTTTACACATAAATTTGATTCTGTAGGTACTTATCCGGTGAAACTGAAAGTAACCTCTGCCAAAGGTTGTGTAGATTCTACACTTGCGTATATTGAAGTGTTTCCGTCTATTAACCCAAGTTTTGTTTTCGATAACCAATGTGTGGGCAAACCAACTGTGTTTAAAGATTCTACCGGGTCGCTTTCTATTACAAAACGTATTTGGAAACTTACCAATACTCCGGGTGTAATTACCGATTCTACTTTGTTTACAAAAACATTCTTTGCTCCGGATTCTTTTGATGTAATTTTAGAAGTAACCAATGCCATTGGCTGTAAAGATACGGCTCGAAAAACCGTTATTATTTATCCGGCTCCGGTAGCCAATTTTATTGATTCTTCGGGCTGTGTGGGCAGTACCGTTACCTTGCAGCAAAGCACTGTTTCGGCAGATACGGTTGTAAAGTATGAATGGAAATTTGGCAGTGCTACATCCAAGTTTATGGCGCCTACTTTTTCGCTGCTCGACACAGGAAAAATTCCGGTAAGCCTGAAAGTAACTACTTCTAAGGGTTGTGTAGATTCGGTGAGTAAAGTATTTAAAACAATTGCGCTACCCAAAGCCGATTTTCTTTTCACACCTTTCTTTGGCGAAGCTCCTTTGGCTGTTTCGCTACACAACCAAAGTTTAAATGCTACTTCTTATGCTTGGGATTTTGGCAATGGCGAAAGTGCTACCGATAAAGATCCTTCGGTAACTTACTTATCTAACGACACTTTCAATATTCGCCTTACGGCATTAAACGAATTAGGATGTGCCGATTCTGTTGCAAAGAAAATAGTGGTTATACCAACCAATGCCGATATAGAATTGCTGAATGTAAACATTCAAAAAACACCTTTGTCCAACGGTAATTTTTCTTCGGTGGTAATTGCGCGCTATGCCAATGTGGGTACACAGCCTATTGTGAGTGCACAATTCTTGGCAACCTTAGATAAGGGCACTACTATTTTAGATGATTGGAGTGGCTATTTGTTTCCGGGCGAAATTCTTACACACACTTTTAGTTCTTCTTTTTATGTAACCAAAACTTCTACCACTCAATATGTGTGTGTAGATGCCATTAACGTAAATAATGGTGCCGAAAAGAATATTGCCAACAACAGAAATTGCCGCAGTTTAGACAATCAAACAGTGGTTACCAAATTATATCCAAACCCTGCATCGGGTAAAATTTACTTGGATATTATTATGCCCGATGCTGCAGATTTTGCATTTGAAATAAGCAACGAAATGGGGCAGCGCGTACTTGCCGATGCCACGTTTAAAGCGGTGCGCGGCTACAACAAAGTTGATTTTGATGTGCGCAGTTTACTGCCGGGAGTTTATTTCCTAAAAACTACTTACCGCGATAATGTAACCATTCAAAAATTTCAAGTAGCGAAATAA
- a CDS encoding oligosaccharide flippase family protein, giving the protein MSLKDLSKYLGTSLLSKAVSFFVIPVYTRVFGVELYGEFSMYLAVFSLCSLLFEFGSKKMITQIWFDFKDENDRFAYYAKFFKYQFLISAATAMLLALCSNQLGAFFKIRPTIFTLGVFAALLQLPIQYISVVLQFLRKSSLFSMLSFVNDGVVRIIAVGLILIPFLHHKVYIEGLVRIAIEVGLLLYLLVVSRNHFSGTTTQSFKSKAFFSVSVLLAINNLSMLLLNIGDRFVINKILTLKDTSLYALTYDVALLLSLFINALATYYIPKFFAHLSNQAQEEASRLINNVMYITAAATVFLSLFSYEAIYLLGGVYYLEWSYLAYINILGVLTMALYTLFSQILFFTKKNYVLTFFISFAASCNIVFNIVLIPRLGLLAASFLSFASYLLLLLLSIGYVQFKMPEFYRSLIHKKKVFAILFLLVTFNLLLLSLDGFAQQYYWQYLAAKLLFSMLFLYIAYRKKWYKILLSL; this is encoded by the coding sequence ATGAGTCTTAAAGATTTATCGAAATACTTAGGAACTTCTCTTCTTTCGAAAGCCGTATCCTTTTTTGTCATACCCGTTTACACGCGGGTTTTTGGGGTAGAACTGTATGGGGAGTTTAGTATGTATTTGGCTGTGTTTTCTCTCTGTTCTTTACTCTTTGAGTTTGGAAGCAAAAAAATGATAACCCAAATATGGTTCGACTTTAAAGATGAAAACGATCGGTTTGCCTACTATGCCAAATTCTTCAAGTATCAATTTTTAATTAGTGCAGCAACAGCCATGCTGCTTGCTTTATGTAGCAACCAATTGGGTGCCTTTTTTAAAATTCGCCCCACCATATTTACGCTGGGCGTGTTTGCCGCCTTACTGCAACTGCCCATTCAATATATATCGGTTGTGCTTCAGTTTTTACGCAAGAGTTCATTATTCAGTATGCTTTCGTTTGTAAACGATGGTGTGGTAAGAATTATAGCGGTTGGGCTTATTTTAATTCCATTTCTACATCATAAAGTTTATATAGAGGGACTGGTAAGAATTGCTATTGAGGTTGGTTTGCTGCTTTACTTACTGGTAGTTTCAAGAAACCACTTTTCGGGAACCACCACGCAGTCTTTTAAATCAAAGGCATTCTTTAGTGTTTCTGTTTTGCTAGCAATCAACAATCTTTCTATGTTGTTGCTAAATATTGGCGATAGATTTGTAATAAATAAAATACTAACGCTTAAAGACACTTCTCTCTATGCCCTCACATACGATGTTGCCTTGCTCTTATCATTGTTTATTAACGCCTTAGCAACCTACTACATTCCTAAGTTTTTTGCCCACCTCAGCAACCAAGCACAAGAAGAAGCCAGTAGGCTAATAAACAATGTTATGTATATTACAGCTGCTGCCACTGTATTCCTATCACTTTTTTCTTACGAAGCTATTTATCTTTTAGGTGGCGTTTATTATTTAGAGTGGAGCTACTTAGCCTATATCAATATTTTGGGTGTATTAACAATGGCTCTCTACACCCTATTCTCTCAAATCCTTTTTTTTACTAAAAAGAATTATGTTCTTACCTTTTTTATTTCGTTTGCAGCTAGTTGTAATATCGTTTTCAATATTGTATTAATACCACGCTTAGGTCTCTTAGCAGCGTCATTTTTGAGTTTTGCTTCCTACTTATTGCTGCTACTGCTGTCTATTGGATATGTGCAGTTTAAAATGCCGGAGTTTTACCGGAGCTTAATTCATAAAAAAAAGGTGTTTGCAATCCTGTTTTTATTGGTTACGTTTAATCTTTTGTTGCTCTCTTTAGATGGTTTTGCACAACAATACTACTGGCAATACCTAGCAGCAAAGCTACTGTTCAGTATGTTATTCTTATACATTGCCTACCGTAAAAAATGGTATAAAATTTTACTGTCTCTTTAA
- a CDS encoding glycosyltransferase, producing MEGVYFYEAKPAFKKMSFVEKFYQAFFFLIGAYNAAYSKIYRFEKTVQALQGKQFDLVIVHDLKPYPLLDKLKINAPVILDAHEYYFDRGGGTLVNRLLLDRFDAYLSKKYFQNQQYVITVGEWIADQYRKMLPRARVEVVTSAADFVDITPSPVQENKIRIIHHGAVDPHRKTHLMIELADYLDERFEVDLMLVCTSEPFVPYFNQLKEMCAQRKNVRIIPPVGPMEVIPFANQYDIGLYIMPDDSSNMKYCLPNKFFEFIQSRLALAITPNPEMKKIIEDNNLGIVADNFSPQAMANALNNISATQIQNYKSNSNKTAKAINATTQMQKLKDMISDALR from the coding sequence GTGGAGGGAGTTTACTTTTACGAAGCAAAACCTGCATTTAAAAAAATGTCTTTTGTAGAAAAATTTTACCAGGCATTTTTCTTCTTAATAGGTGCATACAACGCTGCATACTCAAAAATTTATCGTTTTGAAAAAACCGTACAAGCCTTACAAGGCAAGCAATTCGATTTAGTAATTGTACACGACTTAAAACCATATCCATTATTGGATAAATTGAAAATAAACGCACCTGTAATTTTAGATGCGCACGAGTATTATTTTGACAGAGGCGGAGGAACGCTTGTTAACCGTTTGCTTTTAGACCGATTCGATGCATATTTATCTAAGAAGTATTTTCAAAACCAACAATACGTTATTACTGTTGGTGAATGGATTGCAGACCAATACCGAAAAATGCTGCCTCGGGCAAGAGTAGAGGTGGTAACCAGTGCTGCCGATTTTGTAGATATTACTCCTTCTCCGGTACAAGAAAATAAAATAAGAATAATCCACCACGGAGCTGTTGATCCACACAGGAAAACACATTTAATGATAGAGCTGGCAGATTACTTAGATGAGCGGTTTGAAGTGGACTTAATGCTAGTATGCACTTCGGAGCCATTTGTTCCTTACTTCAACCAACTTAAAGAGATGTGTGCCCAACGTAAAAATGTGCGCATTATTCCTCCGGTAGGTCCAATGGAAGTAATACCCTTTGCCAACCAATATGATATTGGGCTATATATTATGCCCGATGATTCTTCTAATATGAAATACTGTTTGCCCAATAAATTTTTTGAATTTATTCAGTCTCGGTTGGCTCTTGCAATAACTCCTAATCCAGAAATGAAAAAGATTATTGAAGACAACAATTTAGGAATTGTTGCCGACAATTTTTCTCCGCAGGCAATGGCCAACGCACTTAATAATATATCGGCAACCCAGATTCAAAACTATAAAAGCAATTCCAACAAAACGGCTAAAGCAATAAACGCCACCACACAAATGCAAAAACTAAAAGACATGATTAGCGATGCCCTCCGATAA
- the serS gene encoding serine--tRNA ligase produces the protein MLEIAVLRAAPATIKEKLAKKHFAELHLVDEILALDEQRRSIQKETDDLLAAQNVAAKNIGALMQKGEKEAAEAEKAKVATLKEQSKQKEEALAAVEAQQQQLLVRLPNLPHTSVPEGKTPEQNTVVREGGTKPTLSENALPHWDLAKNYNLFDLELGVKITGAGFPVYKGKGAKLQRALISFFLDKAVEAGYNEVIPPHIVNEASAFGTGQLPDKEGQMYFVGLDGFYMIPTAEVPVTNIVRDEILNEKELPVKFCAYSPCFRREAGSYGKDVRGLNRVHQFDKVEIVQIAHPDKSYQVLDEMVAHVENLLNLLGLPYRILRLCGGDMSFGSALTYDFEVWSAAQKRWLEVSSVSNFETFQSNRMKTRFRDENKKTRLVHTLNGSALALPRIVASILENMQQENGIAIPEVLQPYTGFQLLTK, from the coding sequence ATGCTCGAAATAGCTGTGTTGCGCGCTGCGCCTGCCACCATAAAAGAAAAACTTGCCAAAAAACATTTTGCCGAATTGCATTTGGTAGATGAAATATTGGCATTAGACGAACAGCGCAGAAGTATTCAAAAAGAAACAGACGATTTGCTGGCAGCACAAAATGTGGCTGCAAAAAATATAGGTGCTTTAATGCAAAAGGGCGAAAAAGAAGCTGCCGAAGCCGAAAAAGCAAAAGTGGCAACACTTAAAGAGCAGTCTAAACAAAAAGAAGAAGCCCTCGCAGCCGTAGAAGCACAACAGCAGCAACTATTGGTGCGCCTGCCCAACTTGCCGCACACCTCTGTGCCCGAAGGAAAAACACCGGAACAAAACACCGTAGTACGCGAAGGTGGCACCAAACCCACACTAAGCGAAAATGCACTCCCACACTGGGATTTGGCAAAAAACTACAATCTATTCGATTTAGAACTGGGTGTAAAAATTACGGGAGCCGGGTTTCCTGTATATAAAGGCAAGGGTGCCAAATTGCAACGTGCGCTTATCAGTTTCTTCTTAGATAAAGCCGTAGAAGCAGGCTACAACGAAGTTATTCCACCACATATTGTAAACGAAGCCAGCGCCTTTGGTACCGGGCAATTACCCGATAAAGAAGGGCAAATGTATTTTGTGGGCTTAGATGGCTTTTACATGATACCCACTGCCGAAGTTCCGGTTACCAATATTGTGCGCGATGAAATTTTAAACGAAAAAGAATTACCCGTAAAATTCTGTGCCTACTCTCCTTGCTTTAGGCGCGAAGCCGGATCTTACGGAAAAGATGTGCGCGGCCTAAACCGCGTACACCAATTCGATAAGGTAGAGATAGTACAAATTGCACACCCCGATAAAAGCTATCAAGTATTAGACGAAATGGTGGCACACGTAGAAAACCTATTGAATTTACTGGGCTTGCCATACAGAATTTTGCGCCTTTGCGGAGGCGATATGAGTTTTGGCTCTGCACTTACCTACGATTTTGAGGTGTGGAGTGCCGCACAAAAACGATGGCTCGAAGTTAGCTCTGTATCTAATTTTGAAACCTTCCAGAGCAATAGAATGAAAACGCGTTTCCGCGATGAAAACAAAAAAACACGCTTGGTACATACGCTCAACGGCAGCGCCTTGGCACTACCAAGAATTGTGGCTTCTATCTTAGAAAATATGCAGCAAGAAAACGGTATTGCCATTCCGGAAGTATTGCAGCCATATACCGGTTTTCAACTACTTACAAAATAG